cacaatgaatatataatatgatatgctttagtacaaaatttttgctgtagttttagattaattggaaaatccaattttgtctgtaattaattggaacaattcatagctgcagcttctgtggtccaattatggtgaaatttttatagtaggataattattgtatgcttgaactatagtaaaaatttcgtactcattggaccatgtataacttagttatagataaattccaattaattacagacaaaattatattttccaattaatctaaaggtacagcaaaacctttgtactaaagcataccacattatatgttaactatgtagatctactcatgtggagtccaacaaaattggattttccattttatgatttttctatgatttactatgattttttaaagattcagcgaaaataaataaaaaaagaaaaaggtgaaaCCACAGGTAGCGTAAcaaaccaccgttactgtagcaaacccaccgtcgaaaaccgcccgggggggggtaaaatagacggttttgaaaagttcagggggtaaaatagacggttttatagtttgggggggtgaagtagactatggttgataggtggggggttaagtagactttttccataaaTCTAAATAGACTTATTATATGTTAGAATAGGAAGCGGTAGTTTCTGAAATATGGGCAAAAACAAGGTGGGGTTGGGGTGGTTTGTGGTTGGAAATTCTAACACATAATAAAGGCATGCGTGTAACAAATTACTAGGAGATATTGTCCCATCTGGATGGGTCAAATGGACGATTTCATGTACATAGAAATGTACTTCCAACTTTCCAATTTGCAATtgaattaaattttaaaaaagaCTTTTGCACAAAACTGGCAACGACCCAATCCAAGGCTAGAAAATTGATGCATGGGGGGTGCGCACAAGAGAAAAGGGTCAGTTTGCGATTGCTGTGCGCTCAGTTGGCCATAATGTTGCAATACAAGTCTCAGGTCTCAACTCATATTGCTAAATAAATTTCATGGAGAAGAAAAGTTAGTAGTACTCCATTAAATTGAGGAATTTACATGGCGCATAAAGTGCCCTACTTTTATGACTCATATCGAGCTCCTTTTGTGAACCAAACGGCCGGCCACTCCATCTTATCTTTGGATATAATTCTTTTCTTTGCCTGATGCTTATTAATTAACAGCAGCTTCTATATGCTCAACACATTAAAACTCAGCTTCAGACCACTAACTAGGAACATGAAGCGCTGCAACACTGCAACCTTGAATCTGAGAGTATGATcctcaagaagaaaaagattgCGAGAGCAGAGTAAAAATACACTGCAAATTGTGTGGATGTACGCATTGAGCCCCATGAGAGTACATAACGACTTGGAACTTGATCTGATCATATATACGTACTACCATAAACAGCCTAGAGATAAAAGATGTAAACAAATCATGCCTTACCATAACACCTGATTTTCTTCTGCATGCTTGTTGTATAGTTCTATGGCACACAGAAGGTTCACCGTCCAAATAGTGAAACGAAGAAGAGCAAGAGCACGAGCGCCACGCCCCACAGCGACGACGACCCTGCTGCGCCGCCGGCGCCGTACCTGTCCCCCGTCTGTCCAAATAGTGAGACCAAGAAGAGCACGAGCACGAGCGCCAGCGCCACGCCCCACGGCGACGACGACCCTGCGCCGCCGGCGCAGCCGTACTTGTCCCCCGTCACcatctccgcgaggaggctcatgaCGCCGTCCCCTCCGCCGCCGGTCGACACCCAGAGCTGCACCGCGATGATGACTATCAGCGGGGACAGGATGAGGAGGCGCCGGAGCTGGTCGACCAGGCTCTCCATCGCCGACTCGCACCACGTGTAGAGCGTGGTGGCCGCGATGAAGGAGACCGTGACGAGGAGGATGAAGGCGTACACCGACGACgactgcccgccgccgccgcgtactCGCTGCTGCGGGTagttgtagttgtagtagtaCGGCGCTGCCGGCTGGTAGTACGGCGAGTAgtagccgccgccgctcgccatgCAAATGATCGGACTGGCAGAAAAAATCTAGCTTCTTTTCTGAATATAAGCTGGTCTTGCTCGCACTTGTTTGCTAGCTTAGCTACTGctgatgatcaatgatgctttTGCGTTCATGGAGGCGGAAGGAGTTCACGGttcacctatatatatatatataggcgaATAGCAGAAGGAAGCTTGCGATGGGCAAGGGCTTTGGGAATGAGAGGGTTCCTTGGCGACGACGCTGACGTGCCACCAATGGTGTCCAGACACGTGGCGCCGACCAAGCGGCGATGAGGAGGGATAGATGATGGAGTGGAGGGGAGCATGGCTTGCAAAGTT
The nucleotide sequence above comes from Miscanthus floridulus cultivar M001 chromosome 18, ASM1932011v1, whole genome shotgun sequence. Encoded proteins:
- the LOC136522710 gene encoding uncharacterized protein yields the protein MASGGGYYSPYYQPAAPYYYNYNYPQQRVRGGGGQSSSVYAFILLVTVSFIAATTLYTWCESAMESLVDQLRRLLILSPLIVIIAVQLWVSTGGGGDGVMSLLAEMVTGDKYGCAGGAGSSSPWGVALALVLVLFLVSLFGQTGDRYGAGGAAGSSSLWGVALVLLLFFVSLFGR